The Arthrobacter sp. Marseille-P9274 DNA segment GCCTGGCCCGCGGCGTCGTGGACGCGACGGGCTTCCTCGAGGTCAACCACCCCGGCGGCTCCTGCTGGGATATTGTCACCCCGAACATCCAGGGCGGCGACGAGGTCAATGTCCAGTTCGCCGACGGCAGCAGCGACGGCGCCCTCGCCGGCAGCGCCGTCATCACCTCGGTCGAGTCGGTGGAAATGCCCACCACCGAGGCCGCCGGAGACGTGGAAGGCCAGGTCGTCGTCAAGGGCACCTACGGCGCGGACGTGGATCCGGCCCGCATGCAGGTCGAGATCGTCAACCCGGCTATGCGGGACATGGCCCTCGGCGAGCGCGCCATCGGGTGGCCCGCGGACGACGCGCCGACGACCTACGCCGTCGAGGGAACCGCGGCAGACGGCACCTTCACGGTCACTTACGGCTTCTTCTCCGCAGCCGAGCGGGACGCCGCCCTGGCCGGCGATCCCGCGGTCGCCAGCTGGCAGGCCGACGCCACCGGCGGAGTGGAGATGCAGCTTGGCCTGACGATCTCCGAGTTCAAGGAAATCGACGGCCCCGGTTTCGGCGGGTGCCCGGCGGGCCCCTCCGGCCAGGCTCCTAACCAGCCCGGCAACGTGTTCGCCAGCGCCAACGGCAGCGGCAGCATCACCGCCACATGGGAGGCTGCGACCGTCCCGGCCGACGCCCCCGCGATCACCGGCTACAAGCTGATCGCCAAGGACACCGTCCTGAACCAGGAAATCAGCACCACCGTCGGTTCCGAGTCCAGCACCGCCACCCTGCGCGGACTGGTGGACGGCCAGGCCTACCCGATCGAAGTCGTGGCGCTGAACGGCCAGTCCAGCGGCCCGTCGTCGGCGGGTACGGTCATGGTCAGCGACGCGGCCCCCTCGGAGCCCACCGCTCCGGCCGAGGCCGGCGGCGTGAGCGTCCAGGACGGCTCGCTCGCCGGTTCCGTGGAGGTCTCCTGGACCGCCGCGGCCGCCAATGGCTCCGCCGTCACGGGCTACCGGGTCGACGCCCAGGCCGCCGACGGAACCGTCGCCGCCACTGTCGATGCCGGCAGCGGCGCAACCTCCGCCACCCTGGACGGCCTGACTCCGGGCTCCGAGTACGGCTTCGTCGTCACGGCCATCAGCGCCGCCGGTGAAACCGCTGCCGCGGCAGTCCAGTACACCTTGGGCTCGCCCGAGCTCACCGCACCGACCGCGCCGACCGTGGTCCGTGTTGTTCCGGGCAACGGCTCCGCGAACGTGGAATGGCAGCCCGCCACCGCAGGCAACACCCCGATCACCGGCTACCGCCTCTCGGCCACCCCGGCAACCGGCAACCCGGTCGTCGTTGAAGCCGGCGCCGCAGCCCGCAGCGCAGTTCTCAACGGCCTCACCAACGGCACCACCTACACGCTGAGCCTGGTTGCCACCAGCGCAGCCGGCGACAGCGCACCGGCCGCCTTCGGGACCAACGCCTCCGTCACGCTGACTCCGAACGACCAGCTGACCGCCACCGCGGAATTCCGGGCCGACAAGCGTGAATGGCGGATCAACGGCGGCGCCAGCATCACGACCAGCAACACCGTGACCGCCCGCAACGCCAGCGGCGCCACCATCGGCACCGCCACCGTCGGGGCCGACGGCGCCTGGACCATCCGGGCCCGGAACTCCAACGCCGCCGTCACTCCGACCATCAAGCTGACCTCCTCGGCCGGAGGAACGGCAACCGTCACTGTCAGCACGCGCTGACACGGCATCGAACACCAGGACCGCCCGCCCGTCATCCAGACGGGCGGGCGGTCCGCTGCTTCCTGCGCCGCGGCGCCTCCCGCTAGACCGCCTTGCCGGGGTTCAGGATTCCTTGCGGGTCGAGGGCGCGGCGGATGGCGTGCTGCACGTCGAGCGAGACGTCGCCGAGTTCGTCGCGCAGCCAGTCCCGCTTGAGCAGGCCGACGCCGTGTTCTCCCGTGAGTGTCCCGCCCAGCCGCTTGGCCAGTTGGAACATCTCGCCAAGCGCGGCCTTGGCCGGGCCTTCGGTCACGGATTCCTCCGGCCGCACCACGATCATCGGATGCAGGTTCCCGTCGGCGGCGTGGGCGATCGTGAAGATCCGCACGCCGGTCCGCTCCGAGATGTCCTGCAGGCCGATCACTGCCTCCGCCAGCCGGCCGCGCGGCACGCCGATGTCCCCGATGGATACGCGGCCGAGCTTTTCGAGCGAGGGAATCGCCTCGCGCCGAGCGGTCAGCAGCGCCTCGGCAGCCAGCGGGTCGTCGGCGCGGAGCACCTCGGTGGCAAAGGGTTCGATGGCACCGGCCAGGACGTCCATCTCCGCCTGGGCGCCGAAGCCGTCGGTCTGGCCGAGCAGGAAGGCCCCGCCGCGGCGCCGGTAGTCCGTGCCGAGTGCCAGGTCGATGGCCTCGAGCGTCGGCCCGTCCACCAGTTCCAGCAGCGACGGCTGGATGCGCGCGGCTATGACGGCCGATGCCGCCGCGGCGGCAGCCCTGACGTCGGGGAAGAACGCGGCGGCCGTCGCCGTCGTTACGGGCGCGGGACGCAACCGCAGCGTCGCCTCCACCACCACGCCCAAGGTCCCCTCCGACCCGATCATCAGCGCCGTCAGGTCGTAGCCGGTGACGCCCTTGATGGTGCGCCGCCCGGTCCGCAGCTCGCGCCCGTCCGCCAGCACCACCCGCAGTCCCAGCACGGACTCGCGCGTCACGCCGTACTTCGCGCAGCGCATCCCGCCGGCGTTCGTGGCGATGTTCCCGCCGATCGAGCAGATCGCGGTACTCGCCGGGTCCGGCGCGTAGAACAGTCCGTGCCCGGCCGCGGCGGCGTTGAGCTCCGCGTTCAGCACGCCGGGTTCGACGACGGCGGTCTGCTCCACCGGGTCGAGGTCCAGGATGCGGTTCATCCGGGAGAGGTCCAGCACCACCTCGCCGGCGCGCGCCGAGGAAGCGGCCGCCAGCCCGGTTCCGGCACCGCGCGGCACCAGCGGAACCCCGTGCGAGGCCGCGAGCTTCACGGCCTCCACCACGTCGTCGAGCGACTCGGCGTACACCACACCCTCCGGCAGCGACGCGGGCACGAACCCGGAGCGGTCCGTCGCGGCCGCCGCGCGGTCCGCCGGATCCGTCGAGATCGAGCGGCAGGCGGCCAGCAGTTCGGCGGCCCGGCCTGCCAGCGCGGGTACAGCATCGGTCTCCATGAAAACCCCTTCGTTTCCTCCGGCAACTGGGGCCGATGCTACTGCAGCGCCGCCCGCGGGACCATGACAGCTGCCGGCCCCTGCGTCCGCCGGCCGGAACAATTCGGATGTCGACGAATCTGCCCGTCGGCCTTGCACCCGATTAGTAAGCATGCTTAGGTAAAAATGTAAGCGGAATTCGCGAAGGCTCACGCATCGCGATGCGCGGCACAGGGAAAGTCCCAACGGCT contains these protein-coding regions:
- a CDS encoding fibronectin type III domain-containing protein, giving the protein MQTQSSDRRQRKSRRARTTLVAFTAAGLLAGGTSAVMAANPPTGPGNIEIFAKRDMVAIEGYAAQAGQTATISVSRGGNVIGLARGVVDATGFLEVNHPGGSCWDIVTPNIQGGDEVNVQFADGSSDGALAGSAVITSVESVEMPTTEAAGDVEGQVVVKGTYGADVDPARMQVEIVNPAMRDMALGERAIGWPADDAPTTYAVEGTAADGTFTVTYGFFSAAERDAALAGDPAVASWQADATGGVEMQLGLTISEFKEIDGPGFGGCPAGPSGQAPNQPGNVFASANGSGSITATWEAATVPADAPAITGYKLIAKDTVLNQEISTTVGSESSTATLRGLVDGQAYPIEVVALNGQSSGPSSAGTVMVSDAAPSEPTAPAEAGGVSVQDGSLAGSVEVSWTAAAANGSAVTGYRVDAQAADGTVAATVDAGSGATSATLDGLTPGSEYGFVVTAISAAGETAAAAVQYTLGSPELTAPTAPTVVRVVPGNGSANVEWQPATAGNTPITGYRLSATPATGNPVVVEAGAAARSAVLNGLTNGTTYTLSLVATSAAGDSAPAAFGTNASVTLTPNDQLTATAEFRADKREWRINGGASITTSNTVTARNASGATIGTATVGADGAWTIRARNSNAAVTPTIKLTSSAGGTATVTVSTR
- a CDS encoding FAD-binding oxidoreductase, yielding METDAVPALAGRAAELLAACRSISTDPADRAAAATDRSGFVPASLPEGVVYAESLDDVVEAVKLAASHGVPLVPRGAGTGLAAASSARAGEVVLDLSRMNRILDLDPVEQTAVVEPGVLNAELNAAAAGHGLFYAPDPASTAICSIGGNIATNAGGMRCAKYGVTRESVLGLRVVLADGRELRTGRRTIKGVTGYDLTALMIGSEGTLGVVVEATLRLRPAPVTTATAAAFFPDVRAAAAAASAVIAARIQPSLLELVDGPTLEAIDLALGTDYRRRGGAFLLGQTDGFGAQAEMDVLAGAIEPFATEVLRADDPLAAEALLTARREAIPSLEKLGRVSIGDIGVPRGRLAEAVIGLQDISERTGVRIFTIAHAADGNLHPMIVVRPEESVTEGPAKAALGEMFQLAKRLGGTLTGEHGVGLLKRDWLRDELGDVSLDVQHAIRRALDPQGILNPGKAV